ATCAGGAACTTTTCTTTCTGCATATTGTCCATATTGTAAAAAAAGCCTGATTGAGAATGATAAGTTAAAATTGAAGATTATTAACGGAAAAACCGGTTACTTATATCTAAGTCCTTATCTTAATGTATTTACATCAAAGTCAACAATATTCTTATCAGAAGATGAAACAGTTAAAGAAGTCAGATGTTTCCATTGTGATACTAATTTAATTGAAAAAGAAAAAAAATGTGATAGCTGCGGTTCACCAATAGCAAAAGTTTCAATTAGTGCACGAACAAAAATGATAGATTTTTATATGTGTACAAAAAAAGGCTGTAAATGGCATGGATTAAATTCTGATGATTTGGACGATATAAGATTAGAAGATAGTTTAGAATGGTAAAATTTTTAATATTATAATTTTAATTTCATTATTATTAAGTTATGTTTCAAATTGTTAGAAAACAAGAAATGGCTCAGGGTACTATTATACGTTTTGATATAAATGCACCAAAAATTGCAAAAAAAATTAAAGCAGGACAGTTTATTATTCTCCGTGTAAATGAATTCGGAGAAAGAATTCCATTAACAGTTGCTGATAAAGATGAATTTGCAGGAATAATAACTATTATATTTCAGGTTGTCGGAAAAACTACTGCTTTAATGCGATCTCTTGAAGAGGGAGATTCGATTAAAGATGTTGTAGGACCACTCGGCAAACCTGCTGAAGTTGAAAACTTAGGTACAGTTATAATGGTAGGAGGAGGAACAGGTGTTGCAATTCTTCACCATGTAGCTAAAGCTATTAAAGAGGCAGGAAATCATGTAATTGGTATTATCGGTGCTAAAGAAAAGAATATGCTAATATTGGAAAATGAAATGGAAGCTATTTGTGATGAATTAGTAATAACAACTGATGATGGCAGTTATGGAGAAAGAGGATTTGTAACTCAACCTTTACAAAAATATTTGGAAGAAAGACATGATATTAATTTAGTATATGCAATTGGGCCTATTGTTATGATGAAGAATGTTTGTAAAATGACTAAAAAATTTAAAATAAAAACAATTGCTAGCCTAAATCCTATAATGATTGATGGAACAGGTATGTGTGGAGGTTGTCGGGTAAAGGTTGCAAATGAAACAAAATTTTGTTGTGTTGACGGCCCCGATTTTAATGGTCATGATGTAGATTTTGAAGAACTCGAAAAAAGAAATTCCTTATATTTAAAAGACGAAAAAGATTCTTTACTATTCTCAATTAAGAAAAATTAAAAAATTTTAGAATGATTGAACAAGATATAAAATATTTAAAGTTTAAAACTTTCTTAAATACATACTGTCCGCATTGTAAGAATAGTTTTAATATCGAAAATAAAGATGGAAAGCAACTATTATTCAAAGCAATTTATAAAAAGGAAGAAATAGAACTCAAATTAAGCCCGTATCTTGATGTTTTTGATATAGAAATATCAAAACCGATTGAGAAAGACAAAATTCTTGATGATGTTTTATGCCCGCATTGTAAAAAAAG
The Bacteroidales bacterium genome window above contains:
- a CDS encoding sulfide/dihydroorotate dehydrogenase-like FAD/NAD-binding protein encodes the protein MFQIVRKQEMAQGTIIRFDINAPKIAKKIKAGQFIILRVNEFGERIPLTVADKDEFAGIITIIFQVVGKTTALMRSLEEGDSIKDVVGPLGKPAEVENLGTVIMVGGGTGVAILHHVAKAIKEAGNHVIGIIGAKEKNMLILENEMEAICDELVITTDDGSYGERGFVTQPLQKYLEERHDINLVYAIGPIVMMKNVCKMTKKFKIKTIASLNPIMIDGTGMCGGCRVKVANETKFCCVDGPDFNGHDVDFEELEKRNSLYLKDEKDSLLFSIKKN